In Helicobacter ibis, one genomic interval encodes:
- the rpsG gene encoding 30S ribosomal protein S7, which produces MRRRKAPQREVLGDPIYNNIVVTKFINKMMYDGKKSVAEKIIYATFEKIEEKTKEKGIETFEKALEKVKPLVEVRSRRVGGATYQVPVEVRPARQQSLSIRWLLDSARKRNERTMVERLANELIDAANERGAAYKKREDVHKMAEANKAFAHYRW; this is translated from the coding sequence ATGAGAAGAAGAAAAGCTCCGCAAAGAGAGGTATTGGGAGATCCAATCTATAACAACATTGTTGTAACAAAGTTCATTAACAAGATGATGTATGATGGTAAAAAAAGTGTAGCTGAAAAAATCATATATGCTACTTTTGAAAAAATTGAAGAAAAAACAAAAGAAAAAGGTATTGAAACTTTTGAAAAAGCATTAGAGAAGGTTAAGCCTCTAGTGGAAGTAAGAAGCAGACGCGTTGGTGGTGCTACTTATCAAGTTCCTGTTGAAGTTCGTCCTGCAAGACAGCAGTCTTTATCTATCAGATGGCTTTTAGATTCTGCTAGAAAGAGAAATGAGAGAACAATGGTTGAAAGACTAGCAAATGAATTAATTGATGCAGCAAACGAAAGAGGTGCAGCATACAAAAAAAGAGAAGATGTGCATAAAATGGCAGAAGCCAATAAAGCATTTGCACACTATCGTTGGTAA